In Archangium violaceum, the following are encoded in one genomic region:
- a CDS encoding M14 family zinc carboxypeptidase — protein sequence MTELLTRAEASNYKETSRHSDVLAFVDELCRRTKLAKRVEFGTSGEGQPMVALVVSDRGCFTPELARKQKKVVVMVEANIHAGEVEGKESVLALARDLTLTKLGQKLLDKLCLVLIPNFNPDGNDRISPNNRKLNLKELEGQVNPEGGVGTRYTGEGWNLNRDNMKQEAPETRCLARLHQTWWPHVFIDCHTTDGSIHAFDLTFDTSHSNEPLFSELRTFNRVMLERVAKAVKTRHDFDSFWYGNYKVEGDPLSGWHTYPALPRFGSHYRGLLGRIDVLLETYSYIDFPRRCAVMRAWLLELFRDAAKNASAYLAITQAEEERIIGRGKSPDVQTLVGINYGVATRDDKGALVFEYPAYAKPDDVAHILAFDEASIAARRYPGKRRREYLTSHHRTFVPTQAVSTPEAYLVPEALASRLEGHGIRFERLQTPRRFTVDSYHVARREETFSPDVAANVPPPGQAEVPLSQKPKPVRFETVLTVAPERSTREFPAGTLYVPTAQRAGTLAVYLLEPHSDDGFCRWQFLDGMISVGEHYPVHRVVAAASAPKKAE from the coding sequence ATGACCGAGTTGCTCACCCGCGCCGAGGCATCGAACTACAAGGAAACCTCCCGTCACTCCGACGTGCTCGCCTTCGTGGACGAGCTCTGTCGCCGCACGAAGCTCGCGAAGCGTGTGGAGTTCGGCACGAGCGGCGAGGGGCAGCCCATGGTGGCGCTCGTCGTGAGCGACCGGGGCTGCTTCACGCCCGAGCTCGCGCGCAAGCAGAAGAAGGTCGTGGTGATGGTGGAGGCCAACATCCACGCTGGCGAGGTCGAGGGCAAGGAGTCCGTGCTCGCGCTCGCGCGCGACCTGACGCTCACGAAGCTCGGGCAGAAGCTGCTCGACAAGCTGTGCCTCGTGCTGATCCCGAACTTCAATCCCGACGGGAACGACCGCATCAGCCCGAACAACCGCAAGCTCAACCTGAAGGAGCTCGAGGGGCAGGTGAATCCCGAGGGCGGCGTGGGCACGCGCTACACGGGCGAGGGGTGGAATCTCAATCGCGACAACATGAAGCAGGAGGCGCCGGAGACGCGCTGCCTCGCCAGGCTGCATCAGACGTGGTGGCCGCACGTCTTCATCGACTGCCACACCACCGACGGAAGCATTCACGCCTTCGATCTCACCTTCGACACGTCGCACTCGAACGAGCCGCTCTTCTCGGAGCTGCGCACGTTCAACCGCGTGATGCTCGAGCGCGTGGCCAAGGCGGTGAAGACGCGCCATGACTTCGACAGCTTCTGGTATGGCAACTACAAGGTCGAGGGCGATCCGCTCTCGGGCTGGCACACCTATCCGGCGCTCCCGCGCTTCGGCAGCCATTACCGCGGGTTGCTCGGCCGGATCGACGTGCTGCTGGAGACCTACAGCTACATCGACTTCCCGCGCCGCTGCGCGGTGATGCGGGCGTGGTTGCTCGAGCTGTTCCGCGACGCCGCCAAGAACGCCAGCGCCTATCTCGCCATCACCCAGGCCGAGGAGGAGCGCATCATCGGTCGCGGCAAGTCGCCCGACGTCCAGACGCTCGTGGGCATCAACTACGGAGTGGCCACGCGCGACGACAAGGGCGCGCTCGTATTCGAGTACCCCGCCTACGCGAAGCCGGATGACGTCGCCCACATCCTGGCCTTCGACGAGGCGAGCATCGCCGCGCGGCGCTACCCGGGGAAGCGCCGGCGTGAGTACCTCACCTCTCATCACCGGACGTTCGTGCCCACGCAGGCGGTGAGCACACCGGAGGCGTATCTCGTGCCGGAGGCGCTCGCCTCGCGTCTGGAGGGGCACGGCATCCGCTTCGAGCGGCTTCAGACGCCTCGGCGCTTCACGGTCGACAGCTACCACGTGGCGCGGCGCGAGGAGACGTTCAGCCCGGATGTGGCCGCGAACGTTCCTCCGCCCGGCCAGGCCGAGGTGCCGCTCAGCCAGAAGCCCAAGCCCGTGCGCTTCGAGACCGTGCTCACGGTGGCGCCCGAGCGGTCCACGCGCGAGTTCCCCGCGGGAACCCTGTACGTCCCCACGGCGCAGCGCGCCGGAACGTTGGCTGTGTATCTGCTCGAGCCACATTCCGACGATGGCTTCTGCCGCTGGCAGTTCCTCGACGGTATGATCTCGGTCGGTGAGCACTACCCGGTCCACCGCGTGGTGGCCGCGGCCAGCGCTCCGAAGAAGGCCGAGTGA
- a CDS encoding cytochrome P450 family protein, with product MTPDASTAPSYDLWAPQVRANPFPLYQYLREKDPVARVMDPHRQMPFWLLTRYRDVVETAKDPRLTNDVEKLPEELRKKFRGGGAQTLNRHLLVMDPPDHTRVRSLATQAFTPRRVEALRPRITALCAELLESMKARGSADFVEAFAFPLPITVISELLGVPLEDRAQFRTWIEVFFTPPAQGGMERIRESLDRLLAYLEGFIELRRRQPQEDLVTALLAVEEQGDRLSTRELLSMIYLLLVAGHETTVHVLSNGTLELLRHPDQLQLLREDPSLIPSAVEELLRFCGPVELTMGRFALEDFELCGQPIKAHDVVRMNILAANHDAEQFPDPERLDVKRSPNKHLAFGQGIHFCLGSNLAKLEATLAFEVIIERLPHLRLAVPPEQLQWRSSAQVRGLMRLPLSFEAP from the coding sequence ATGACCCCTGACGCTTCGACCGCCCCTTCCTATGACCTGTGGGCGCCGCAGGTCCGTGCCAATCCCTTTCCGCTCTACCAGTACCTGCGGGAGAAGGATCCGGTCGCTCGGGTCATGGATCCCCACCGGCAGATGCCGTTCTGGCTCCTGACGCGGTATCGGGACGTGGTCGAGACGGCCAAGGATCCCCGTCTCACCAATGACGTCGAGAAGCTGCCCGAGGAGCTCCGCAAGAAGTTCCGGGGCGGGGGCGCGCAGACGCTCAACCGGCATCTGCTCGTGATGGATCCGCCGGATCACACCCGGGTCCGTTCGCTGGCGACCCAGGCCTTCACCCCTCGCCGGGTCGAAGCGTTGCGTCCACGCATCACCGCGCTGTGCGCCGAGCTGCTGGAGTCCATGAAGGCCCGTGGCTCCGCGGACTTCGTCGAGGCGTTCGCCTTCCCGTTGCCCATCACCGTCATCTCCGAGCTGCTGGGCGTCCCGCTGGAGGACCGGGCCCAGTTCCGCACCTGGATCGAGGTGTTCTTCACCCCTCCCGCGCAGGGAGGGATGGAGCGGATCCGCGAGTCGCTCGATCGACTGTTGGCCTATCTGGAGGGCTTCATCGAGTTGCGCCGGCGGCAGCCCCAGGAGGACCTGGTCACCGCCCTGCTGGCGGTGGAGGAGCAGGGGGACCGGCTCAGCACCCGGGAGCTGCTGAGCATGATCTACCTGCTGCTCGTCGCCGGTCACGAGACGACGGTGCATGTGCTGAGCAACGGGACGCTGGAGCTGCTGCGCCACCCGGATCAGCTCCAGCTGCTGCGCGAGGATCCTTCCCTCATTCCCTCGGCGGTGGAGGAGCTGCTGCGCTTCTGCGGCCCGGTGGAGCTGACCATGGGGCGCTTCGCCCTGGAGGACTTCGAGCTGTGCGGCCAGCCCATCAAGGCCCACGATGTGGTGCGGATGAACATCCTGGCCGCCAACCACGACGCCGAGCAGTTCCCCGATCCGGAGCGGCTGGACGTGAAGCGCTCGCCCAACAAGCACCTGGCCTTCGGTCAGGGGATCCACTTCTGCCTGGGCTCGAACCTGGCCAAATTGGAGGCGACCCTTGCCTTCGAGGTGATCATCGAGCGGCTCCCGCACCTGCGGCTGGCGGTGCCACCCGAGCAGCTCCAGTGGCGCTCGAGCGCCCAGGTGCGAGGCTTGATGCGTCTGCCCCTGTCCTTCGAGGCCCCGTGA
- a CDS encoding threonine/serine dehydratase yields the protein MTLPLSRDDIRAAHERIRPYIRRTPVWSLPKGTLGHDGPVSLKLEFLQHAGSFKSRGAFNTLLKQPIPKAGVAAASGGNHGAAVAYAARQLGIPARVFVPEISSPAKVEVIRRLGAEVVIGGLRYADALAACGTYIAETGALSVHAYDALSTIEGQGTVALEWEEDGQGLDTVLVAVGGGGLISGIASWWAGRGVKVVGVEPEGSRALHASLEAGRPVDVTVESIAADSLGARNTGELVFSIARAAVDHVALVTDTAIREAQRTLWRDWRIASEPGGAAALAALLSGAYRPRSGERVGVLLCGANVELSKLGEII from the coding sequence GTGACCCTTCCGCTCTCGCGTGATGACATCCGCGCCGCCCACGAGCGCATCCGCCCCTATATCCGTCGTACGCCCGTCTGGAGTCTGCCGAAGGGAACCCTGGGTCATGACGGCCCGGTGAGCCTGAAGCTCGAGTTCCTCCAGCACGCGGGCTCGTTCAAGTCGCGCGGAGCCTTCAATACCTTGCTGAAGCAGCCGATTCCGAAGGCGGGCGTCGCCGCGGCTTCGGGAGGCAACCATGGTGCGGCGGTCGCCTACGCGGCGAGGCAATTGGGCATTCCGGCCCGCGTCTTCGTGCCGGAGATCTCGAGCCCCGCGAAGGTCGAGGTCATCCGCCGCCTTGGCGCCGAGGTCGTCATCGGGGGACTGCGCTACGCCGACGCGCTCGCGGCCTGTGGCACGTACATCGCCGAGACGGGCGCGCTGTCCGTCCACGCCTATGACGCCCTGTCCACCATCGAAGGCCAGGGGACCGTGGCCCTCGAGTGGGAGGAGGATGGGCAGGGGCTCGATACGGTCCTCGTGGCCGTTGGAGGGGGAGGGCTGATCTCCGGCATCGCGAGCTGGTGGGCGGGGCGAGGCGTCAAGGTTGTCGGCGTCGAGCCGGAGGGCTCGCGGGCGCTGCATGCGTCACTCGAAGCGGGACGCCCCGTGGACGTGACGGTCGAGTCGATCGCGGCCGATTCGCTCGGTGCGCGCAACACGGGGGAGCTCGTGTTTTCCATTGCCCGTGCGGCGGTCGACCATGTCGCGCTCGTCACGGACACGGCGATCCGCGAGGCGCAGCGAACGCTCTGGCGGGACTGGCGCATCGCCTCGGAGCCCGGTGGCGCGGCGGCGCTCGCCGCCCTGCTCTCCGGGGCCTACCGACCACGGTCGGGCGAGCGGGTCGGTGTGCTCCTCTGCGGGGCCAACGTGGAGCTGAGCAAGCTCGGGGAGATCATCTGA
- a CDS encoding DnaA N-terminal domain-containing protein, whose amino-acid sequence MAGLDWVQVDVGFPMSLAVVCAARTLEMDRRAFLGAMVELQIWAVQALPSGRFEPFAASAGHAPDASADEDVWREAVESAVRWTGAPGAFWDALLRAGILVREDDSVRLTLCDRYVQVLDKRRKEAERKRRERANKASTASAGRPADAPGTSPSRKRREKENEKKTPSSAAGSENPVSTGRLAPVPLLPDEDVSADATPVQLSLPGTHLVPVSPPPEERHPITAPPAPEPRGTPAQQAAAFFESFQDERSKAFRGVPREDMPAGWADWYAKALSKVGGDEGRLLAACRGYLKSDWGRSRQPVCTALAFCSPKVWVRYIPPQQPDSSEASGPPSVDVTTEAGHLWQECLTRLHDQGKHYALSWLTRAQPVDVEHGHLMLAVPDLYFRQWVEEHYGQMVDLLVRDFGLLGVRWLLPSQAAGAER is encoded by the coding sequence ATGGCCGGTTTGGACTGGGTGCAGGTGGACGTGGGCTTCCCGATGAGCCTCGCCGTGGTGTGCGCCGCGCGCACCCTGGAGATGGATCGGCGGGCCTTCCTGGGAGCCATGGTGGAGCTGCAGATCTGGGCGGTGCAGGCTCTGCCCTCCGGACGCTTCGAGCCCTTCGCCGCGTCCGCCGGACATGCGCCGGACGCGTCCGCGGACGAGGACGTGTGGCGCGAGGCGGTGGAGAGCGCGGTCCGGTGGACGGGCGCTCCCGGTGCCTTCTGGGACGCGCTGCTGCGCGCGGGAATCCTGGTGCGCGAGGACGACAGCGTCCGGCTCACCCTCTGCGATCGCTACGTGCAAGTCCTCGACAAGAGGAGGAAGGAGGCCGAGCGCAAGCGCCGGGAGCGCGCCAACAAGGCCTCGACGGCGTCCGCAGGACGTCCAGCGGACGCGCCAGGGACGTCCCCCTCCAGAAAGAGAAGGGAGAAGGAGAATGAGAAGAAGACTCCTTCTTCTGCTGCGGGATCAGAGAACCCGGTGTCCACGGGACGACTCGCCCCCGTCCCCCTGCTCCCGGACGAGGACGTGTCCGCGGACGCCACCCCCGTCCAGCTCTCCCTCCCTGGCACGCACCTCGTGCCCGTCTCTCCCCCACCCGAGGAGCGACACCCGATCACCGCGCCCCCCGCTCCGGAGCCCAGGGGCACTCCGGCCCAGCAGGCAGCGGCCTTCTTCGAGTCCTTCCAGGACGAGCGCTCCAAGGCCTTCCGGGGCGTGCCTCGCGAGGACATGCCCGCGGGGTGGGCCGACTGGTACGCGAAGGCCTTGTCGAAGGTAGGCGGTGACGAGGGACGCCTCCTGGCGGCATGCCGCGGCTATCTCAAGTCCGACTGGGGCCGCTCCCGTCAGCCCGTGTGTACCGCCCTGGCCTTCTGCTCCCCGAAGGTCTGGGTGCGCTACATCCCGCCCCAGCAGCCGGATTCCTCCGAGGCGTCCGGGCCACCGTCCGTGGACGTGACCACCGAAGCCGGCCACCTCTGGCAGGAGTGCCTCACCCGGCTCCATGACCAGGGAAAGCACTACGCCCTCTCCTGGCTCACCCGGGCCCAGCCCGTGGACGTGGAGCACGGGCACCTGATGCTCGCCGTGCCGGACCTCTACTTCCGGCAATGGGTGGAAGAACACTATGGCCAGATGGTGGACCTGCTGGTGCGCGACTTCGGCCTGCTGGGTGTGCGCTGGCTGCTGCCCTCACAGGCGGCGGGGGCCGAGCGGTAG
- a CDS encoding carbohydrate porin → MKNKALLAALTATCAAATAHADALPIPLTFSGYMRAGTGINVRGGTQVCMGLPGADTKWRLGNECDYVVEPSLNARLVSLEGSDWHVHFMPGIYRAWGGREFQTYSSPGGQALPDSGTDELVARFGQVFAYGTNIAALGNGKIWVGRRFYNRLQTGINDQFLEINDGDGAGLEDINVVVGKLSIAAMLNPRGSANNNRISVPVRLTGINDLPNGQLAVYVTPSMQLKSDDQVNSNTPAAEANGLAVGMYQTLNGLLLGGNTLVGVKMDWYGTTRNSRVVLQQSALLGTPTAFGGTVIEGLAEYRINKSAGNAGNKWFGIGLRSDTHLVGPFRVLAEAGHDMVKPDNGGHTRNMTKFTLAAAVSAGQEAGSRPTFRLFATHAIWNEAARASFDPTSRLSQIFGAETAGTSVGLQAEAWW, encoded by the coding sequence ATGAAGAACAAAGCCCTGCTCGCCGCCCTCACCGCCACCTGCGCCGCCGCCACCGCCCACGCCGACGCGCTCCCCATCCCCCTCACCTTTTCCGGCTACATGCGCGCCGGAACTGGCATCAACGTCCGGGGTGGCACGCAGGTATGCATGGGCCTGCCCGGTGCCGATACCAAATGGCGCCTGGGCAACGAGTGTGACTACGTGGTCGAGCCGAGCCTCAACGCCAGGCTCGTCTCGCTCGAGGGATCCGACTGGCATGTGCACTTCATGCCCGGAATCTATCGCGCCTGGGGCGGCAGGGAGTTCCAGACCTACTCCTCTCCTGGCGGTCAGGCCCTCCCCGACAGCGGCACGGACGAGCTCGTGGCCCGCTTTGGTCAGGTCTTCGCCTATGGAACCAACATCGCGGCGCTCGGCAATGGCAAGATCTGGGTGGGCCGGCGCTTCTACAACCGCCTTCAGACTGGCATCAACGACCAGTTCCTGGAGATCAACGATGGCGACGGCGCGGGCCTCGAGGACATCAACGTCGTCGTGGGCAAGCTCAGCATCGCCGCCATGCTGAACCCGCGCGGGAGCGCCAACAACAACCGCATCAGCGTGCCGGTACGCTTGACCGGCATCAATGACCTGCCCAATGGCCAGCTCGCCGTGTACGTCACGCCGTCGATGCAGCTCAAGAGCGATGACCAGGTGAACTCCAACACGCCGGCCGCGGAGGCCAATGGACTGGCCGTGGGTATGTACCAGACCCTGAACGGCTTGCTGCTCGGTGGCAACACGCTCGTTGGCGTGAAGATGGATTGGTACGGGACCACGCGCAACAGCCGTGTCGTGCTTCAGCAGTCCGCCCTCCTGGGCACGCCTACCGCGTTTGGCGGAACCGTCATCGAGGGGCTGGCCGAGTACCGCATCAACAAGTCCGCCGGCAATGCCGGCAACAAGTGGTTTGGCATCGGACTCCGCTCCGACACGCACCTCGTCGGTCCCTTCCGTGTGCTGGCCGAGGCAGGCCATGACATGGTCAAGCCGGATAACGGTGGGCACACCCGCAACATGACCAAGTTCACCCTGGCCGCGGCGGTGTCCGCGGGTCAGGAGGCCGGCTCCCGCCCGACGTTCCGTCTGTTCGCCACGCACGCCATCTGGAACGAGGCGGCTCGCGCCAGCTTCGACCCGACCTCGCGTCTGAGTCAGATTTTTGGCGCCGAGACGGCGGGCACCTCGGTGGGACTCCAGGCCGAAGCCTGGTGGTGA
- a CDS encoding glycoside hydrolase family 6 protein, whose translation MDAPVTTLERAAVTELIQNGSFGTGTVAPWWNGANTQVRVENGRLRVDVAAGTANPWDALIGQSGISLTSGQAYTLSFTASASSSVSVRTTVQMESAPYTTTLNQQLSLDTTSRRFSFPFTSSLTSNQGQVTFQLGGRAGTATILLDDISLTTNSSGPGPIALTSGFYVDPNSNPANWVRANGGDSRASRIQSSIASKPMARWFGNWNTDITSAVSGFVGAADAADKLPVLVAYNIPGRDCGSHSAGGAGSPDAYRAWISAFVTGLGNRPAIVIIEPDAVAQLDCLPNDTERQTRLGLLRYATEQLRDRAPNTWAYLDGGNAGWIAADTMAQRLESAGARNVRGFALNVSNFYTTAQSTSYGSAVNAALSSRYGYTRPFVVDTSRNGNGHNGEWCNPAGRKLGTPSQTGGGAELLLWVKVPGDSDGQCGIAPGIPAGQFSPDLAIRLIDGT comes from the coding sequence ATGGATGCGCCAGTCACGACGCTCGAGCGCGCGGCGGTCACGGAGCTCATCCAGAACGGCTCCTTCGGAACGGGCACCGTCGCCCCCTGGTGGAACGGCGCCAATACCCAGGTGCGCGTCGAGAACGGCCGGCTGCGCGTCGACGTCGCCGCGGGTACCGCCAACCCGTGGGACGCGCTCATCGGGCAGAGCGGCATCTCCCTGACGAGCGGTCAGGCCTATACCCTGTCATTCACCGCCTCCGCCTCGTCGAGCGTGTCGGTGCGCACGACGGTGCAGATGGAGAGCGCTCCCTACACCACGACGTTGAATCAACAACTCTCGCTCGACACCACGTCGCGGCGATTCTCATTCCCGTTCACCTCGTCCCTGACCTCCAACCAGGGACAGGTGACCTTCCAGCTCGGTGGCCGCGCTGGGACCGCCACCATCCTGCTCGACGACATCTCCCTCACCACGAACAGCAGCGGTCCCGGGCCGATCGCGCTGACCAGCGGCTTCTACGTGGATCCCAACTCCAACCCCGCCAACTGGGTACGTGCCAACGGCGGTGACTCACGCGCGTCCCGCATCCAGTCGTCCATCGCGAGCAAGCCGATGGCGCGCTGGTTCGGCAATTGGAACACGGACATCACCTCGGCGGTGTCTGGCTTCGTCGGAGCGGCCGATGCCGCCGACAAGCTGCCGGTGCTCGTGGCCTACAACATCCCCGGCCGCGACTGCGGCAGCCACTCCGCGGGAGGCGCGGGCAGCCCCGACGCCTACCGGGCCTGGATCTCCGCGTTCGTGACAGGACTCGGAAACCGTCCCGCCATCGTCATCATCGAACCAGACGCCGTGGCCCAGCTGGACTGCCTGCCCAACGACACCGAGCGGCAGACGCGGCTCGGCCTGCTGCGCTACGCCACCGAGCAACTGCGCGACCGCGCGCCGAATACCTGGGCCTATCTCGACGGAGGCAACGCCGGTTGGATCGCCGCCGACACCATGGCGCAGCGGCTGGAGTCCGCCGGAGCGCGCAACGTGCGGGGCTTCGCCCTCAATGTGTCGAACTTCTACACCACTGCCCAGTCGACCTCCTATGGCTCGGCGGTCAATGCCGCCCTGTCCAGCCGGTATGGATACACCCGGCCCTTCGTGGTGGACACCAGCCGCAATGGCAACGGTCACAACGGCGAGTGGTGCAATCCGGCCGGGCGGAAACTCGGCACCCCGTCACAGACCGGAGGCGGGGCCGAGCTGCTGCTGTGGGTGAAGGTCCCCGGCGACTCCGATGGCCAGTGCGGAATCGCCCCGGGCATCCCCGCCGGCCAGTTCAGCCCGGACCTGGCGATCCGACTGATCGACGGCACGTGA
- the hutH gene encoding histidine ammonia-lyase — protein sequence MYRPRLLIDGDTLRLEEILQVAHNEVIVELSPEAQACVRASRELVDRVAAGDTPSYGINTGFGTLAEVRIDKKDLRELQRNLILSHAAGVGAPMPIPEARALLLLRCNVLAKGFSGIRLETLQLALDMLNKDVVPVVPERGSVGASGDLAPLAHLALVFIGEGEAFYQGHRMPARQALERAGLTPVVLEAKEGLALVNGTQAMCAVGSLLQLRAEMLSLVADIAGSMTLEGLLGSHKPFIPEIQDVRPHEGQKACAAHLRRLLAGSDLVETHINCSKVQDPYSLRCMPQVHGAAREGLAFARRILEVEVNSATDNPLVFVDSGRIVSGGNFHGQPISLAMDVAAMALTQLSSISERRVEQLVNPTLSNLPPFLAKNSGLNSGFMIAQVTSAALVAESRVLCHPASVDSIPSSAGREDHVSMGMTAALKGRQVADFTRTCLAIEILVASQALDYRLPVKAGRGPRAAHELVRSRVPTMEKDRELHRDIEAVSQLIDSGELMRVVRAATA from the coding sequence ATGTACCGTCCCCGCCTTCTGATCGATGGTGACACCCTCCGGTTGGAGGAGATCCTGCAGGTCGCCCATAACGAGGTGATCGTGGAGCTCTCCCCCGAGGCCCAGGCCTGCGTCCGCGCCTCGCGCGAGCTGGTGGACCGTGTCGCCGCCGGGGATACCCCCTCCTACGGCATCAACACCGGCTTCGGCACCCTGGCCGAGGTGCGCATCGACAAGAAGGACCTGCGGGAGCTGCAGCGCAACCTCATCCTGTCCCACGCGGCCGGCGTGGGCGCGCCCATGCCCATCCCCGAGGCCCGCGCCCTGCTGCTGCTGCGCTGCAACGTGCTCGCCAAGGGCTTCTCCGGCATCCGCCTGGAGACGCTGCAGCTGGCGCTGGACATGCTCAACAAGGACGTGGTGCCCGTGGTGCCCGAGCGCGGCAGCGTGGGCGCCTCGGGAGACCTGGCCCCCCTGGCCCACCTGGCGCTCGTCTTCATCGGCGAGGGCGAGGCCTTCTACCAGGGACACCGCATGCCGGCCCGTCAGGCACTCGAGCGCGCCGGGCTCACCCCCGTGGTGCTGGAGGCCAAGGAGGGCCTGGCGCTCGTCAACGGCACCCAGGCCATGTGCGCCGTGGGCTCCCTGCTCCAGCTGCGCGCGGAGATGCTCTCCCTCGTGGCGGACATCGCCGGCTCGATGACGCTGGAGGGCCTGCTCGGCAGCCACAAGCCCTTCATCCCGGAGATCCAGGACGTGCGCCCCCACGAGGGCCAGAAGGCCTGCGCCGCCCACCTGCGGCGGCTGCTCGCGGGCAGCGATCTGGTGGAGACGCACATCAACTGCAGCAAGGTGCAGGACCCCTACTCGCTGCGCTGCATGCCCCAGGTGCACGGCGCGGCGCGCGAGGGGCTCGCCTTCGCCCGGCGCATCCTCGAGGTCGAGGTCAACAGCGCCACCGACAACCCGCTCGTCTTCGTCGACAGCGGCCGCATCGTCTCGGGTGGCAACTTCCACGGCCAGCCCATCTCGCTCGCCATGGACGTGGCGGCCATGGCGCTCACCCAGCTCTCCTCCATCAGCGAGCGCCGCGTGGAGCAGCTCGTCAACCCCACGCTGTCCAACCTGCCTCCGTTCCTCGCGAAGAACTCGGGCCTCAACTCGGGCTTCATGATCGCCCAGGTAACGAGCGCCGCCCTGGTCGCCGAGTCGCGCGTCCTCTGCCACCCCGCCTCGGTGGACTCCATTCCCTCCTCCGCCGGCCGCGAGGACCACGTCTCCATGGGCATGACCGCCGCCCTCAAGGGCCGTCAGGTCGCGGACTTCACGCGCACGTGCCTCGCCATCGAGATCCTCGTGGCCAGCCAGGCGCTGGACTACCGGCTGCCGGTGAAGGCCGGCCGCGGGCCTCGCGCCGCGCACGAGCTGGTGCGCAGCCGCGTGCCCACCATGGAGAAGGATCGCGAGCTGCACCGCGACATCGAGGCCGTCAGCCAGCTCATCGACTCCGGCGAGCTGATGCGCGTCGTACGCGCCGCCACGGCGTAG
- a CDS encoding aspartate kinase, which translates to MALIVQKYGGTSVGDIERIKNVARRCIAAQAAGHDVVVVVSAMSGETNRLLKLVSQITDRPNEREQDVVVATGEQVSIGLVAMAIQAQGGQATSFLGYQVQIVTDNVFSKARIKRIDAEKIVEALKQKHIVVVAGFQGQDEQGNVTTLGRGGSDTTAVALAAALKADACEIYTDVDGVYTTDPNVCPAARKLDRISYEEMLDLASVGAKVLQIRSVEFAMKYKVPLWVKSSFTDDPGTLVCEEDKSMENVVVSGIAYDKNEAKLAISGVPDTPGVAAKIFGALDAQNIVVDLIVQTASKDGRTDLSFTVGKTDLVKAKEIVERVSKEIHAGGLETDGDVAKVSIVGVGMRNHSGVAAKMFQVLASEGINIQLISTSEIKVSCLIQSKYTELAVRALHTAFGLDKAPSAS; encoded by the coding sequence GTGGCATTGATCGTCCAGAAGTACGGCGGCACCTCGGTCGGCGACATCGAGCGGATCAAGAACGTGGCCCGCCGCTGCATCGCGGCCCAGGCCGCCGGACACGACGTGGTGGTGGTCGTCTCCGCGATGTCGGGAGAGACCAATCGCCTTTTGAAACTTGTCTCCCAGATCACGGACCGGCCGAACGAGCGTGAGCAGGATGTGGTGGTGGCAACCGGCGAACAGGTGTCCATTGGCCTCGTGGCCATGGCCATCCAGGCGCAGGGGGGCCAGGCCACCAGCTTCCTCGGCTACCAGGTTCAGATCGTCACCGACAACGTCTTCTCCAAGGCGCGCATCAAACGCATCGACGCCGAGAAGATCGTCGAGGCGCTCAAACAGAAGCACATCGTGGTGGTGGCCGGCTTCCAGGGCCAGGACGAGCAGGGCAACGTCACCACGCTGGGGCGAGGCGGCTCGGACACCACGGCGGTGGCGTTGGCCGCGGCGCTCAAGGCGGATGCCTGTGAGATCTACACGGACGTGGATGGCGTCTATACGACGGATCCCAACGTGTGCCCCGCGGCGCGCAAGCTGGATCGCATCTCCTACGAGGAGATGCTCGACCTGGCGAGCGTGGGTGCCAAGGTCCTGCAGATCCGTTCGGTTGAGTTCGCGATGAAGTACAAGGTGCCGCTCTGGGTGAAGTCGTCCTTCACGGACGACCCCGGCACCCTCGTGTGCGAGGAGGACAAGTCGATGGAGAACGTGGTTGTCAGCGGCATCGCCTATGACAAGAACGAGGCGAAGCTCGCCATCAGCGGCGTGCCGGATACGCCGGGTGTGGCCGCGAAGATCTTCGGTGCGCTCGATGCGCAGAACATCGTGGTGGACCTGATCGTCCAGACGGCCTCCAAGGATGGCCGCACGGATCTGTCCTTCACGGTGGGCAAGACGGATCTGGTCAAGGCCAAGGAGATCGTGGAGCGGGTGTCGAAGGAGATCCACGCGGGCGGACTGGAGACGGATGGCGACGTGGCCAAGGTGTCCATCGTGGGCGTGGGCATGCGCAACCACTCGGGCGTGGCGGCGAAGATGTTCCAGGTGCTCGCGAGCGAGGGCATCAACATCCAGCTCATCTCCACGTCGGAGATCAAGGTGTCCTGCCTCATCCAGTCGAAGTACACGGAGCTGGCCGTCCGGGCGCTGCACACGGCGTTCGGTCTGGACAAGGCTCCCTCGGCGAGCTGA